Proteins encoded together in one Camelina sativa cultivar DH55 chromosome 9, Cs, whole genome shotgun sequence window:
- the LOC104715614 gene encoding glutathione S-transferase T3-like → MDSNNPFFQSSSYFNLLNSQEEGGLNDNFHWESYPPSGQSSQPSPHSSQPSPHSSQPSPHSSQETPKERKERKTWTPADDEVLISAWLNTSKDPIVANQQKGGSFWSRIQKYYCDTPHARNGGEQMLVTHCKQRWHKINDHTNKFCAAFAAAERQNSSGHSENDIMKNAHDIYFAAHNKRFNLEHCWFRLRFEQKFLSLNTINTTPAQPATKRKQAGEGSQSSSCSVEESEKRPEGIKAAKAKRNNAQSTNVKTLAEYKSMWDVKKEELAEKEKLQKLAILDTLLAKKEPLSASEEIIMNKIVSQYF, encoded by the coding sequence ATGGATTCTAATAATCCCTTCtttcagtcttcttcttacttcaACTTGCTTAACAGTCAAGAAGAAGGTGGTTTAAATGATAACTTTCATTGGGAAAGTTATCCACCTTCTGGACAGAGCTCACAACCTTCTCCTCACAGCTCCCAACCTTCTCCTCACAGCTCCCAACCTTCTCCTCACAGCTCGCAAGAAACACCAAAAGAGCGCAAGGAGAGAAAGACATGGACACCTGCTGATGATGAAGTCTTGATCTCCGCATGGCTCAACACTTCAAAAGATCCCATCgttgcaaatcaacaaaagggaGGAAGCTTCTGGAGCAGGATTCAAAAATACTATTGTGACACTCCTCACGCTAGAAACGGTGGGGAACAGATGCTGGTGACACATTGCAAGCAGCGTTGGCACAAGATAAATGACCATACTAACAAGTTCTGTGCCGCATTCGCAGCTGCGGAGAGACAGAACAGCTCTGGTCATTCTGAAAATGATATCATGAAGAATGCACATGATATCTACTTCGCTGCCCATAACAAGAGATTCAACCTTGAACATTGTTGGTTTCGTTTAAGGTTTGAGCAGAAATTTCTATCCCTTAACACTATTAACACGACCCCAGCTCAGCCTgcaacaaagaggaaacaagCTGGTGAAGGTTCGCAGTCATCAAGCTGCAGTGTTGAGGAGTCTGAGAAGAGGCCAGAAGGGATCAAGGCTGCCAAGGCGAAGAGGAACAATGCTCAGTCCACAAACGTGAAGACTCTTGCTGAGTATAAGAGCATGTGGGATGTCAAGAAAGAGGAATTAGCTGAAAAGGAGAAACTACAGAAGCTGGCCATCCTAGACACTCTCCTAGCCAAAAAAGAACCCTTGAGTGCGAGTGAAGAAATCATCATGAACAAGATAGTGTCCCAGTATTTCTGA